In one Brevibacillus composti genomic region, the following are encoded:
- a CDS encoding peptide MFS transporter — translation MDTTINRSQQGRQKHPPGLYLLFFTELWERFSYYGMRALLTLYLTTALVSGGLGFEKGAAMSIYGFFTGAVYFTPTLGGYLSDRYLGRRLAITIGGVTMALGNLLLFAWQSTAGLYLGLALLIIGNGFFKPTISTLVGELYPAEDKRRDAAFTIFYMGINIGGFLAPLVCGFLAEEYFRTVADGVVTYGFRYGFLAAALGMVIGQIAFNLLGDRYLGEIGKKPIGKSEAPEMQEAANRPLTAKEKQRTAVIVILACFVVFFWAGFEQAGSSLTLYTDLLVDRTIGDWEVPTSWFQSLNPLFIVTLAPIISILWVKLANRKQGDWSIPTKMGLGMILLGLGYMVLLLGILQTGNGDAAAKTSMLIIILTYFMHTLGELFLSPVGLSMVSKIAPVKLASLLMGIWLASSGVANVLAGQLAAYTQSLGYLEVFGLIGLMAIILGAVLLLVSRKLVQMME, via the coding sequence ATGGATACGACGATCAACCGTTCGCAGCAAGGGAGACAAAAGCATCCTCCGGGATTGTACCTGTTGTTTTTTACAGAGCTGTGGGAGCGATTCAGCTATTATGGCATGCGCGCTCTCTTGACCCTTTATTTGACGACGGCGCTGGTGAGCGGCGGTCTCGGGTTTGAAAAGGGAGCGGCGATGAGCATTTACGGCTTTTTTACCGGGGCGGTCTACTTTACGCCGACGCTGGGCGGCTACCTCTCCGACCGCTATCTCGGCAGGCGGCTCGCGATTACGATCGGCGGGGTGACGATGGCTCTCGGCAATCTGCTGCTCTTCGCCTGGCAGAGCACGGCGGGCTTGTATCTGGGCCTGGCTCTTCTGATTATCGGAAACGGTTTTTTCAAGCCCACTATCTCGACGCTGGTCGGCGAGCTGTATCCGGCCGAAGACAAGCGGCGCGATGCGGCTTTTACGATTTTTTACATGGGCATCAACATCGGCGGATTTCTGGCCCCGCTGGTTTGCGGCTTTTTGGCGGAAGAATATTTTCGCACGGTGGCAGACGGCGTCGTGACCTACGGCTTCCGCTACGGTTTCCTGGCTGCCGCGCTTGGCATGGTGATCGGGCAGATCGCCTTTAACCTGCTGGGCGATCGTTATCTCGGGGAGATCGGCAAGAAACCGATCGGGAAAAGTGAAGCGCCCGAGATGCAGGAGGCCGCCAATCGGCCCTTGACGGCAAAAGAAAAGCAGCGGACGGCGGTCATTGTCATCCTGGCCTGCTTTGTCGTCTTTTTCTGGGCGGGGTTTGAGCAGGCGGGCAGCTCACTGACGCTGTACACGGATCTTTTAGTCGACCGCACCATCGGGGATTGGGAAGTGCCGACGTCCTGGTTTCAGTCGCTCAATCCGCTCTTTATCGTGACGCTTGCGCCGATCATCTCCATTCTCTGGGTCAAACTGGCCAACCGCAAACAGGGAGATTGGAGCATCCCGACGAAGATGGGGCTGGGCATGATCCTGCTGGGGCTCGGCTATATGGTGCTGCTGCTCGGCATCCTCCAGACCGGCAACGGCGATGCAGCAGCCAAGACGTCGATGCTAATCATCATCCTGACGTACTTCATGCATACACTCGGTGAGCTGTTCCTCTCGCCGGTCGGGCTGTCGATGGTAAGCAAAATCGCGCCGGTCAAACTGGCCTCCCTCCTGATGGGGATCTGGCTGGCGAGCTCGGGCGTCGCCAATGTTTTGGCGGGACAGCTGGCTGCCTACACGCAATCGCTGGGATATCTGGAGGTTTTCGGCCTGATCGGGCTGATGGCGATCATTCTCGGGGCGGTGCTGCTGCTCGTCTCGCGCAAGCTGGTGCAGATGATGGAATAG
- a CDS encoding GDSL-type esterase/lipase family protein produces MDTKRPAVIRPGMFGIDAPADRRRHEFDFHNEALLHHRRAIDFLFFGDSITHWWDVATYFGKDGHAVVNRGIGGDTTPHALRRFAADVLQLRPAYVILLLGINNTWALDEWLPEDRKSAEEIEHEVVSDLQQMTALSRQHGIVPILCSLLPTRMDRYARNGERNELVVRINAALSAYARSADVIYVDYHSHMTDSDGLTLRAELADDGLHPHVIGYDLMARVLCETLARHGISIG; encoded by the coding sequence ATGGATACAAAAAGACCTGCCGTAATCAGACCCGGCATGTTTGGCATAGACGCTCCCGCCGACCGGCGCCGCCATGAATTCGATTTTCATAACGAGGCGCTTTTGCATCATCGGCGGGCGATCGATTTTCTCTTCTTCGGCGATTCGATTACCCACTGGTGGGATGTCGCCACCTACTTTGGCAAAGACGGTCATGCCGTCGTCAACCGGGGGATTGGCGGAGACACCACGCCGCATGCCCTGCGGCGTTTTGCGGCCGATGTGCTACAGCTCCGTCCTGCCTACGTGATTCTTTTGCTCGGCATCAACAATACATGGGCGCTGGATGAATGGCTGCCGGAGGACCGAAAGAGCGCGGAAGAAATCGAGCATGAAGTCGTCTCCGATTTGCAGCAGATGACTGCTCTCTCCAGACAGCATGGTATTGTGCCCATTCTCTGCTCGCTCCTCCCCACCCGCATGGACCGCTATGCCCGAAACGGCGAGCGTAATGAATTGGTCGTCCGCATCAACGCAGCGCTGTCGGCTTACGCCCGCTCCGCAGACGTCATCTATGTGGACTACCACTCCCACATGACAGATTCCGACGGCCTCACCTTGCGGGCAGAACTGGCTGACGACGGCCTGCACCCTCATGTCATCGGCTACGATCTGATGGCTCGCGTCCTGTGCGAGACCCTGGCCCGCCACGGAATCAGCATCGGCTAG
- a CDS encoding amino acid ABC transporter ATP-binding protein, with translation MITISNLHKQFHQLQVLKGISLSVDKGKVVVIIGPSGSGKTTLLRCLNALEIPSEGSVQIGSVQLDFSKKVSKQDIQRLRKQTGMVFQSYNLFPHMTALQNVMEGPVTVKGEKPERAKEKAVKLLTKVGLADKLDHYPAQLSGGQQQRVGIARALAMDPQVMLFDEPTSALDPELVGEVLKVMKELAVEGMTMIVVTHEMGFAREVADEIIFMDQGVIVERGAPEQFFTRPAEERTRQFLQHLKA, from the coding sequence ATGATTACGATCTCCAATCTTCATAAGCAATTTCACCAGCTGCAGGTCCTGAAGGGCATCTCGCTCAGCGTGGACAAAGGCAAGGTCGTGGTGATCATCGGACCGTCCGGCTCCGGGAAAACGACCCTGCTCCGCTGCCTGAACGCCTTGGAGATCCCCTCCGAGGGAAGCGTGCAAATCGGCTCCGTCCAGCTGGACTTTTCCAAAAAAGTATCCAAGCAGGACATCCAACGGCTCCGCAAGCAAACGGGAATGGTCTTTCAAAGCTACAATCTGTTCCCCCATATGACGGCCTTGCAAAACGTGATGGAAGGTCCCGTCACGGTAAAGGGAGAAAAGCCGGAGCGGGCAAAGGAAAAAGCGGTCAAGCTGCTCACCAAGGTGGGACTGGCGGACAAGCTGGATCATTACCCGGCACAGCTTTCCGGGGGGCAGCAGCAGCGCGTCGGCATCGCTCGGGCGCTGGCCATGGACCCGCAGGTCATGCTGTTTGACGAGCCGACCTCCGCTCTGGACCCGGAGCTGGTCGGCGAAGTGCTGAAGGTCATGAAGGAGCTGGCAGTGGAAGGAATGACGATGATCGTCGTCACCCATGAGATGGGGTTTGCCCGCGAGGTGGCCGATGAGATCATCTTTATGGATCAGGGCGTCATCGTCGAGCGCGGCGCACCCGAGCAGTTCTTTACCCGCCCGGCCGAGGAGCGGACGCGGCAGTTCCTGCAGCATCTGAAAGCGTAG
- a CDS encoding amino acid ABC transporter permease, with the protein MFLSNLFENPERVDRWIEIAQTSFWPLLKGALTFSLLLSLVSFAIGLVIAILTALARISGNKLLSGIARVYVSIIRGTPLLVQLFIIFYGLPSIGMTIDPFPSAVIGFSLNVGAYASEVVRAAILSIPKGQWEAGYSIGMSYRQALVRIILPQAARVSVPPLSNSYISLVKDTSLAAAILVPEMFRKAQEIAAATYEPLLVYSEAALIYWMICLVLAAIQDRIESRLDRYVA; encoded by the coding sequence ATGTTTCTAAGTAACCTGTTCGAGAATCCCGAGCGCGTAGACAGGTGGATAGAGATCGCGCAGACGTCGTTCTGGCCGCTCCTGAAAGGCGCACTGACCTTCTCTCTCTTGCTCTCGCTTGTCTCCTTTGCCATTGGCCTGGTCATCGCGATTCTCACGGCTTTGGCCCGGATCTCCGGCAACAAGCTGCTGTCCGGCATCGCCCGCGTCTACGTATCGATTATTCGCGGCACGCCGCTGCTGGTGCAACTGTTCATTATCTTTTACGGACTGCCCAGCATCGGCATGACGATCGATCCGTTTCCGTCGGCCGTGATCGGTTTCTCCCTGAACGTCGGCGCCTACGCATCCGAAGTGGTCCGCGCGGCCATCCTGTCGATTCCAAAGGGACAATGGGAAGCAGGCTATTCCATCGGCATGAGCTACCGCCAGGCCCTGGTGCGCATCATCCTGCCCCAGGCGGCCCGCGTATCCGTGCCGCCGCTGTCCAATTCGTACATCAGTCTGGTCAAGGATACGTCGCTGGCGGCTGCCATTCTGGTCCCGGAGATGTTCCGGAAAGCGCAGGAGATCGCGGCTGCCACCTATGAGCCGCTGCTGGTCTATTCCGAGGCGGCCTTGATCTACTGGATGATCTGTCTCGTTCTCGCTGCCATCCAGGACCGGATCGAGAGCAGGCTTGACCGCTACGTCGCCTAG
- a CDS encoding amino acid ABC transporter substrate-binding protein produces MKKLLFSALISSLLLGIVGCGSQGSGSSSNNAAPAPAPEQAPAEQKAEQSLLDKVKAEGKLVIGTEGTYAPFTFHDQSGKLTGFDVEVITEVARRLGVEPVFQETQWDAMFAGLDAKRFDVVANQVGIRPDRQEKYDFSNPYTVSTAVLVTHKDNNTVTGFDSIKGLKAAQTLTSNLTDIAKQNGAEIVGVEGFNQAIDLLVSKRVDITINDGLSLLDFLKQKPDTPIKIVAKHPDGAKNGFLFRKGSTDLVEAVNKALDEMMQDGTFLKISEKWFGADVSK; encoded by the coding sequence ATGAAAAAATTATTGTTCTCCGCACTCATCTCTTCTCTGTTGCTCGGAATTGTGGGATGCGGCTCGCAAGGCTCCGGTTCTTCATCCAACAATGCCGCTCCGGCCCCTGCTCCTGAACAGGCACCTGCTGAGCAAAAGGCAGAACAAAGCTTGCTGGATAAAGTAAAAGCGGAAGGCAAGCTGGTGATTGGAACGGAAGGCACCTACGCGCCTTTTACTTTTCACGACCAATCGGGCAAACTGACCGGATTCGACGTTGAGGTGATTACGGAAGTAGCCAGACGTCTCGGAGTCGAGCCAGTATTCCAGGAAACGCAGTGGGACGCCATGTTCGCCGGATTGGACGCCAAGCGCTTTGACGTCGTCGCCAACCAGGTGGGCATTCGCCCCGACCGTCAGGAAAAATACGATTTTTCCAATCCGTACACGGTATCCACGGCCGTCCTGGTCACGCATAAGGACAACAATACCGTCACGGGCTTTGACAGCATCAAAGGCCTGAAGGCAGCCCAGACCCTGACCAGCAATCTGACCGACATCGCCAAACAGAACGGCGCCGAGATCGTCGGCGTCGAAGGCTTCAACCAGGCGATCGACCTGCTCGTCTCCAAGCGTGTGGACATCACGATCAATGACGGCTTGTCCCTCCTGGACTTCCTGAAGCAAAAACCGGATACGCCAATCAAGATCGTCGCCAAACACCCGGACGGCGCCAAAAACGGCTTCCTGTTCCGCAAAGGCAGCACCGATCTGGTAGAGGCGGTCAACAAAGCGCTGGACGAGATGATGCAAGACGGCACGTTCCTCAAAATTTCCGAGAAATGGTTTGGTGCAGATGTTTCTAAGTAA
- a CDS encoding amino acid ABC transporter substrate-binding protein, with protein sequence MKKLLFSALISTLLLGITGCGSSSAPANPDQSAAPDQSAAAPQNLLEKVKAEGKLVIGTEGTYAPFTFHDQSGKLTGYDVEVITEVAKRLGVEPVFQETQWDAMFAGLDSKRFDLIANEVGIRPDRQEKYDFSTPYSISRAVLVTHKDNTTVKDFADIKGLKAGQSLTSNYADLARELEAEIVAVDNFNNAMELISTKRVDVVLNDNLTVLDFLKQRPDTPVKIVKVKEEGLPCGFMFRKGSTELVEEINKILDGMHADGTLKQISEKWFGQDISK encoded by the coding sequence ATGAAAAAACTTCTGTTTTCAGCCTTAATTTCGACGTTATTGCTCGGAATTACAGGTTGCGGCAGTTCTTCTGCACCAGCCAATCCCGATCAATCCGCGGCTCCGGATCAGTCCGCTGCCGCTCCGCAAAATCTGCTGGAAAAAGTAAAGGCGGAAGGCAAGCTGGTGATCGGCACGGAGGGCACCTACGCGCCCTTCACTTTCCACGACCAATCCGGCAAGTTGACCGGATACGACGTGGAGGTCATCACGGAAGTAGCCAAGCGGCTCGGGGTAGAACCCGTATTCCAGGAGACACAGTGGGATGCGATGTTCGCCGGACTGGACTCCAAGCGTTTTGATCTGATTGCCAATGAGGTCGGCATTCGCCCCGACCGCCAGGAAAAATACGACTTCTCTACGCCGTATTCCATCTCCCGTGCGGTACTGGTGACGCACAAAGACAATACCACCGTAAAAGACTTTGCGGACATCAAAGGACTGAAGGCGGGCCAATCGCTGACCAGCAACTACGCTGACCTGGCGCGCGAGCTGGAAGCCGAAATCGTGGCGGTCGATAACTTCAACAACGCGATGGAGCTGATTTCGACCAAGCGCGTCGATGTCGTCCTGAACGACAACCTGACCGTCCTCGACTTTCTAAAGCAAAGACCGGATACGCCGGTGAAGATCGTGAAGGTAAAAGAAGAAGGTCTGCCGTGCGGCTTCATGTTCCGCAAAGGCAGCACCGAGCTGGTCGAAGAAATCAACAAGATTTTGGACGGCATGCATGCGGACGGCACGCTGAAGCAGATCTCCGAAAAATGGTTTGGGCAGGATATTTCCAAGTAA
- the queF gene encoding preQ(1) synthase, producing the protein MATVEHNHSKYNNLRFDTQDETAILVDILETIPYEYVGKRTEIMMPTSEFTSVCPWSGLPDFAELRIHLIPGEKLIEMKSLKYYLTSYRNVGIYQEHATNRILNDLVACCEPLYMRIEAIWNARGGLGTEVVVEYKKEEA; encoded by the coding sequence ATGGCAACGGTCGAACACAATCACAGCAAGTACAACAATCTCCGCTTCGATACACAGGATGAAACGGCGATTTTGGTAGATATTCTGGAGACGATCCCGTATGAATACGTCGGGAAACGGACCGAAATCATGATGCCGACCAGCGAATTCACCTCGGTATGTCCGTGGTCGGGCCTGCCGGATTTTGCGGAACTTCGCATTCACCTGATCCCGGGAGAAAAGCTGATCGAGATGAAGTCGCTGAAATACTACCTGACCTCGTACCGCAATGTAGGCATCTATCAGGAGCATGCGACCAATCGCATCTTAAACGACCTGGTGGCCTGCTGCGAACCGCTCTACATGCGCATCGAAGCCATCTGGAACGCACGCGGCGGCCTGGGCACAGAAGTCGTGGTTGAGTATAAGAAAGAAGAAGCGTAA
- a CDS encoding Imm1 family immunity protein, with the protein MLNDWRMYTDASGVDQNHTAWHEVLKEIAQLNGTTHTLVHAAYGDHVDLVVAGGNQGMVLVQWKEHEPAERHFVLTADKPDGVMNTLRIEGADVPFPAAWCVPLEQVIPIAGDLLRTCEKGEPRELAWIAVEA; encoded by the coding sequence ATGTTAAACGATTGGCGCATGTATACAGATGCGAGCGGTGTCGATCAAAATCATACAGCATGGCATGAGGTCTTAAAGGAAATCGCCCAGTTGAACGGGACGACCCACACCCTGGTTCATGCGGCATACGGCGACCATGTGGATCTGGTCGTCGCCGGAGGAAATCAAGGGATGGTGCTGGTGCAGTGGAAGGAGCATGAGCCGGCCGAGCGCCATTTTGTCCTGACGGCGGACAAGCCCGATGGGGTGATGAATACATTGAGGATCGAGGGGGCCGATGTCCCTTTTCCGGCAGCCTGGTGTGTGCCTCTGGAACAGGTTATCCCGATCGCCGGCGATCTGTTGCGCACATGTGAAAAAGGAGAGCCGCGCGAGCTTGCCTGGATCGCCGTAGAGGCTTAG
- a CDS encoding AEC family transporter: MEMSLLLQSILLMGAIIGIGSAIGYRHPLTGDSRQLIITIIVNVAMPCIILDGVFQTPIDSQTLTQIIAIFAISVLLNCFGIGMGWLGARTLPLPEKKRREMAILSGLGNTGFIGLPLCAALFGPKGALLAAVFDAGVDVVMWTVAVMMLQDKSSFNLKGLKAMINIPMVAIVLGLGSAMLGFMPPQPVKDLVGTLAKLASPLAMMYIGMLLPLLLRKKPQVSLPVIGLPLTFKLFVFPLTAAMLLSLLPLDAEITRVTVIQVAMPTLTMASILFARYAADEEMGAMTTVFSTLLALLSIPAVIMVGNFFLH, encoded by the coding sequence ATGGAAATGTCATTGCTGCTTCAGTCGATTCTCCTGATGGGCGCCATTATCGGGATCGGGAGTGCCATTGGATATCGACATCCGCTGACGGGGGATTCCCGTCAGCTCATCATCACGATCATCGTCAATGTGGCGATGCCGTGCATTATTTTGGACGGCGTGTTCCAAACGCCGATCGACAGTCAGACCTTGACGCAAATTATTGCAATTTTTGCGATTTCCGTACTATTAAATTGTTTCGGAATAGGGATGGGATGGCTGGGGGCGCGCACCCTGCCGCTGCCGGAAAAGAAACGGCGGGAGATGGCGATCCTGTCCGGGCTGGGCAACACCGGGTTTATCGGCCTGCCGCTGTGCGCGGCGCTATTTGGTCCAAAAGGGGCGCTCTTGGCTGCTGTTTTTGACGCTGGCGTGGATGTCGTCATGTGGACCGTCGCCGTCATGATGCTGCAAGACAAAAGCTCGTTCAATCTCAAAGGGCTCAAGGCCATGATCAATATCCCGATGGTCGCCATCGTCCTCGGACTCGGTTCCGCGATGCTCGGGTTCATGCCGCCTCAGCCGGTGAAGGATTTGGTCGGCACTCTGGCCAAACTGGCCTCGCCACTGGCGATGATGTACATCGGCATGCTGCTGCCGCTTTTGCTGCGCAAGAAGCCGCAGGTGTCTCTGCCTGTCATCGGCTTGCCGCTGACCTTCAAGCTCTTTGTCTTTCCGCTCACCGCGGCCATGCTGCTTTCGCTGCTTCCTCTGGATGCGGAGATCACCCGGGTTACGGTCATTCAGGTCGCCATGCCTACGCTGACCATGGCCTCGATTCTTTTCGCCCGTTATGCCGCAGATGAGGAGATGGGCGCGATGACCACGGTCTTTTCCACGCTCCTCGCACTCTTGAGCATCCCTGCGGTGATCATGGTCGGTAATTTCTTCTTGCATTAA